One part of the Vogesella sp. LIG4 genome encodes these proteins:
- a CDS encoding mandelate racemase/muconate lactonizing enzyme family protein, which produces MKIVSMESHIVAVPPPHVGGMYWIFVTLKTDCGIEGVGEVYASTFHPKVMVPAINDVFERYLLNHDPHHIERFFRAAYSSGFTQRPDLTMMGIVSGLEMACWDIIGKAAGKPVYELIGGRVHERLRSYTYLYPKNSQGQFDYDDPDLAAECAADFMRQGFTALKFDPAGPYTVYSGHHLSLELMDQCETFCRKIREAVGSQCDLLFGTHGQMTPASAVRLARRLEKYDPLWFEEPVPPGQADAMAEVARKTSIPISAGERLTTKYEFQELLQKGAASILQMNLGRVGGILEAKKIAGLAEAHYAQIAPHLYNGPVGAAASIQLATATPNFLIQESIMTWDGFHSQVLKKPIRWEEGFIIPPTEPGLGVELDMAVVKAHSPYSGDRLHLFMDPQPFDVRAQSSDAWKNRWNNGEVL; this is translated from the coding sequence ATGAAAATCGTGTCGATGGAATCCCATATCGTGGCCGTGCCGCCGCCGCATGTCGGCGGGATGTACTGGATCTTTGTCACCCTGAAGACGGATTGCGGCATCGAGGGCGTGGGCGAAGTCTATGCCTCCACCTTCCACCCCAAAGTGATGGTGCCGGCGATCAACGATGTGTTCGAGCGCTACCTGCTGAACCACGACCCGCACCATATCGAGCGCTTCTTCCGCGCCGCCTACTCCAGCGGCTTCACCCAACGCCCGGACCTGACCATGATGGGCATTGTCAGCGGCCTGGAAATGGCCTGCTGGGACATCATCGGCAAGGCCGCCGGCAAGCCGGTGTACGAGCTGATCGGCGGCCGGGTGCACGAGCGGCTGCGCTCCTATACCTATCTTTACCCGAAGAACAGCCAGGGGCAGTTCGATTACGACGACCCGGACCTGGCCGCCGAATGCGCCGCCGACTTCATGCGCCAGGGCTTCACCGCGCTGAAGTTCGACCCGGCCGGCCCCTACACCGTGTATTCCGGTCACCATCTGTCGCTGGAACTGATGGATCAGTGCGAAACCTTCTGCCGCAAGATCCGCGAGGCGGTGGGCAGCCAGTGCGACCTGCTGTTCGGCACCCACGGCCAGATGACACCGGCCTCGGCGGTGCGCCTGGCGCGGCGGCTGGAAAAATACGACCCGCTGTGGTTCGAGGAACCGGTACCGCCGGGTCAGGCCGATGCCATGGCCGAGGTGGCGCGCAAGACCAGCATCCCGATTTCCGCCGGCGAGCGGCTGACCACCAAGTACGAGTTCCAGGAGCTGCTGCAAAAGGGCGCCGCCTCCATCCTGCAGATGAACCTGGGGCGTGTCGGCGGCATCTTGGAAGCCAAGAAGATTGCCGGCCTCGCCGAGGCGCACTACGCGCAGATTGCGCCGCACCTGTACAACGGCCCGGTGGGTGCTGCGGCCAGCATCCAGCTGGCCACGGCCACGCCGAACTTCCTGATCCAGGAAAGCATCATGACCTGGGACGGCTTCCATTCGCAGGTGCTGAAAAAGCCGATCCGCTGGGAGGAGGGTTTCATCATTCCGCCTACCGAGCCCGGCCTCGGCGTGGAGTTGGACATGGCGGTGGTGAAGGCGCATTCGCCATACAGCGGCGACCGCCTGCACCTGTTCATGGACCCGCAGCCCTTCGATGTGCGGGCGCAGTCTTCCGATGCCTGGAAGAACCGCTGGAACAATGGCGAGGTGCTATGA
- a CDS encoding GMC family oxidoreductase has translation MSEYDFIIVGAGSAGCILASRLSESGKFRVLLLEAGGKDDSFWFRLPVGYVKSYYNPATNWMYYSEPQQNLAGRQIYAPRGKVLGGSGTINAMIYVRGQAQDFDDWEAAGNPGWGYRDVLPYFKKLESHHGGENAWRGGDGPIGITSMKDDAHPICNNYLRACRELGLPQSEDFNGAQFEGAGIYETNIRNGVRESSSFRYLHPALRRGNLTLELHAHTERLLFDEHKRAVGVQVRQHGKLREFRARCEVILAAGAVDSPKLLQLSGIGDSALLQRHGLPLVQHLPAVGRNLQDHLCVSFYYRANRKTLNDELGTLWGQARAGLRYALRRRGPLAMSVNQAGGFFRGNAREARPNLQLYFNPLSYSIPKDPNAGLKADPYSGFLICFNPCRPSSRGSVEIASADPAQPARIMPNYLSTQKDIDEAVQGSVFIRRLMQTEAMREITVEEVTPAAAVSDEASMLRFFREQSGSIYHLCGSCAMGPDPASAVVSSQLKVHGVAGLRVVDASVFPNITSGNTNAPTMMVAEKGAELILADWL, from the coding sequence ATGAGCGAGTACGACTTCATCATCGTCGGCGCCGGTTCCGCCGGCTGCATCCTGGCCAGCCGCCTCAGCGAGTCCGGCAAGTTCCGCGTGCTGCTGCTGGAGGCCGGCGGCAAGGACGATTCGTTCTGGTTCCGCCTGCCGGTGGGCTACGTCAAGAGCTACTACAACCCGGCCACCAACTGGATGTACTACTCCGAGCCGCAGCAGAACCTGGCCGGGCGCCAGATCTACGCGCCGCGTGGCAAGGTGCTGGGCGGTTCCGGCACCATCAACGCCATGATCTACGTGCGTGGCCAGGCGCAGGATTTTGACGACTGGGAAGCTGCCGGCAACCCGGGCTGGGGTTACCGTGACGTGCTGCCCTATTTCAAGAAGCTGGAATCTCACCACGGCGGGGAGAACGCCTGGCGCGGTGGCGACGGCCCGATCGGCATCACCTCGATGAAGGACGATGCCCACCCGATCTGCAACAACTACCTGCGTGCCTGCCGCGAGCTGGGGCTGCCGCAGAGCGAGGATTTCAACGGCGCGCAGTTCGAGGGCGCAGGCATCTACGAAACCAATATCCGCAATGGCGTGCGCGAATCCAGCAGCTTCCGCTACCTGCACCCGGCGCTGCGGCGCGGCAACCTCACGCTGGAACTGCATGCCCATACCGAGCGGCTGCTGTTCGACGAGCACAAGCGCGCGGTGGGCGTGCAGGTGCGTCAGCACGGCAAACTGCGCGAATTCCGCGCCCGCTGCGAGGTGATCCTGGCGGCCGGTGCGGTGGATTCGCCCAAGCTGCTGCAGTTGTCCGGCATTGGCGACAGCGCGCTGCTGCAGCGGCATGGCCTGCCACTGGTGCAGCACCTGCCAGCGGTGGGGCGCAATCTGCAGGATCATTTGTGCGTGTCCTTCTACTACCGCGCCAACCGCAAGACGCTCAACGATGAGCTGGGCACGCTGTGGGGCCAGGCCAGGGCCGGGCTGCGCTATGCGCTGCGCCGGCGCGGCCCGCTGGCGATGAGCGTCAACCAGGCTGGTGGCTTTTTCCGCGGTAACGCGCGCGAGGCGCGGCCAAATCTGCAGCTCTACTTCAACCCGCTGTCCTACAGCATTCCCAAGGACCCGAACGCCGGGTTGAAGGCGGACCCGTATTCCGGCTTCCTGATCTGCTTCAACCCCTGCCGGCCCAGCAGCCGCGGCAGTGTCGAGATTGCCTCGGCCGACCCGGCGCAGCCGGCGCGCATCATGCCCAACTACCTTTCCACGCAGAAGGATATCGACGAGGCGGTGCAGGGCAGTGTGTTCATCCGCCGGCTGATGCAGACCGAAGCGATGCGCGAAATCACCGTGGAGGAGGTGACACCGGCCGCTGCGGTAAGCGACGAGGCCAGCATGCTGCGCTTCTTCCGCGAGCAGTCCGGCTCCATCTATCACCTGTGCGGCAGCTGCGCCATGGGGCCGGACCCGGCCAGTGCGGTGGTGTCCAGCCAGCTCAAGGTGCATGGCGTGGCCGGCCTGCGCGTGGTGGATGCCTCGGTGTTCCCCAACATCACCTCCGGCAATACCAATGCCCCCACCATGATGGTGGCGGAGAAGGGCGCCGAGCTGATCCTGGCCGACTGGCTGTAA
- a CDS encoding IclR family transcriptional regulator, whose translation MVQDKPTTPAVDSAIRVLQLLVNAPYPLTQREVSAQTGIPAASCYRILNSLLAAGLIANDPGRKRAFGVGARIFQMASTIYGRQAILPFFHPIAEILKNETRHAVLLSSQVGSNVVVVARAALSGVDGFGAHVGQTLPMWRAAAGKAMLSMRPTAYRQQYLAAACAQGELTAEQGAQQEQELQRVMRLGYAVTHGEAGQLSCLAAPVLNLLQEPVAAVSLCIARPQLREEDVRAYSAPLIQAVRQLSARLG comes from the coding sequence ATGGTGCAGGACAAGCCCACCACGCCGGCGGTAGACAGCGCCATTCGTGTGCTGCAGCTGCTGGTGAACGCGCCCTATCCGCTGACGCAGCGCGAGGTCAGCGCCCAGACCGGCATTCCGGCCGCCAGTTGCTACCGCATCCTCAACAGCCTGCTGGCGGCCGGGCTGATCGCCAACGACCCGGGGCGCAAGCGCGCCTTCGGCGTGGGCGCGCGCATCTTCCAGATGGCGTCCACCATCTACGGGCGGCAGGCGATACTGCCGTTTTTTCATCCCATCGCCGAAATCCTCAAGAACGAAACCCGCCATGCCGTCCTGCTGAGCAGCCAGGTAGGCAGCAATGTGGTGGTAGTGGCCAGGGCGGCATTGTCCGGTGTGGACGGCTTTGGCGCCCATGTCGGGCAGACGCTGCCGATGTGGCGGGCCGCGGCGGGCAAGGCCATGCTCAGCATGCGCCCGACGGCCTACCGCCAGCAGTATCTGGCGGCCGCCTGCGCGCAGGGCGAGCTGACGGCGGAGCAGGGGGCGCAGCAGGAGCAGGAACTGCAGCGGGTGATGCGGCTGGGCTATGCGGTGACGCATGGCGAGGCGGGACAGCTGAGCTGCCTGGCGGCGCCGGTGTTGAACCTGCTGCAGGAGCCGGTGGCCGCAGTCAGCCTGTGTATCGCGCGGCCCCAGCTGCGGGAGGAAGACGTGCGCGCCTACTCAGCGCCGCTGATCCAGGCTGTGCGGCAGTTGTCGGCGCGGCTGGGTTGA
- a CDS encoding PLP-dependent aminotransferase family protein, translating into MDLVTRIRSWMPADLHGSSQPRYQAIADAICEIIDSGQVVIGEKLPPHRVLAGALKVTVGTVSRAYARLEEQGKVMSRVGDGTYVLAKHVPLDTPVFGDEPSEGVLIDLGQNVILPVGQDLALAETLLDISQDAATRLRVLDYQPECGHPWHRSVISKWLQQFGLPPDADRVAITNGAQHALACLFRILTMPGDTILCEALSYPGIVALAQQMRLQLISIDVDEEGLLPEALEQACRAFDSRLLFCVPTLHNPTTATMSQARRQRIVDIARRYHLQIIEDATPAAILSAPPPALASLLPEQVFFVCSLSKSVSPGLRLGMVRAPHAWSGKLAAVIRANCWMATPLTTEIACRWMEDGTLQRLLGAQRHQIAQRQQLARQILPPLPYLTHPDSSHLWLPLPAPWHTPELVTMLRRQQVAIKSGDVFTVGRRASPHAIRLCLSGAANLEQLEQGLRIVARTIADGPDGYIASA; encoded by the coding sequence ATGGATCTGGTAACGCGCATTCGCAGCTGGATGCCTGCCGACTTGCATGGCAGCAGCCAGCCCCGCTATCAGGCAATCGCCGACGCCATCTGCGAGATCATCGACAGCGGCCAGGTGGTGATAGGCGAAAAACTGCCGCCGCACCGCGTACTGGCCGGCGCGCTGAAAGTGACGGTGGGCACCGTGAGTCGCGCCTACGCCCGACTGGAAGAACAGGGCAAGGTGATGTCGCGCGTGGGCGATGGCACCTATGTACTGGCCAAACATGTACCGCTGGATACCCCGGTGTTCGGCGACGAGCCCAGCGAGGGCGTGCTGATCGACCTGGGGCAGAACGTGATCCTGCCGGTGGGCCAGGACCTGGCACTGGCGGAAACCCTGCTGGACATCAGCCAGGACGCCGCCACCCGGCTGCGGGTGCTCGACTACCAGCCGGAATGCGGCCACCCCTGGCACCGCAGCGTGATCAGCAAGTGGCTGCAGCAGTTCGGCCTTCCTCCGGATGCCGACCGGGTAGCCATCACCAACGGTGCGCAGCACGCGCTGGCCTGCCTGTTCCGCATTCTCACCATGCCCGGCGACACCATTCTGTGCGAGGCGCTGAGCTACCCCGGCATCGTGGCGCTGGCGCAGCAGATGCGGCTGCAGCTGATCAGCATCGACGTGGACGAGGAAGGGCTGCTGCCGGAGGCGCTGGAGCAGGCCTGCCGCGCCTTCGACAGTCGGCTGCTGTTCTGCGTACCCACGCTGCACAACCCCACCACCGCCACCATGAGCCAGGCGCGGCGCCAGCGCATTGTCGACATTGCCCGCCGCTACCACCTGCAGATCATCGAGGACGCCACCCCGGCCGCCATCCTGTCGGCGCCGCCGCCGGCGCTGGCCTCGCTGCTGCCGGAGCAGGTGTTCTTTGTCTGCAGCCTGTCCAAGTCGGTATCGCCCGGCCTGCGCCTGGGCATGGTGCGCGCGCCGCATGCCTGGTCCGGCAAGCTGGCGGCGGTGATCCGCGCCAATTGCTGGATGGCCACGCCACTGACCACCGAGATTGCCTGCCGCTGGATGGAGGACGGCACGCTGCAGCGGCTGCTGGGCGCCCAGCGCCACCAGATCGCGCAGCGGCAGCAACTGGCACGGCAGATACTGCCGCCGCTGCCCTATCTCACCCACCCGGACAGCTCGCACCTGTGGCTGCCGCTGCCGGCGCCATGGCATACGCCGGAGCTGGTCACCATGCTGCGGCGCCAGCAGGTGGCCATCAAATCGGGGGATGTGTTCACCGTTGGCCGCAGAGCATCGCCGCACGCCATCCGGCTGTGCCTGAGCGGTGCGGCCAACCTTGAGCAGCTGGAGCAGGGCCTGCGCATCGTGGCGCGCACCATTGCCGACGGCCCGGACGGCTATATCGCCTCGGCCTGA
- the fae gene encoding formaldehyde-activating enzyme: protein MYIGESFVGSGPNAAHINVLVGPRTGPVGQALANSLAAPRMGYIPFMTCLQPNVPVKPATLFVAKADLRGETHENMTWGPAQAGVAKGVQECLLEGVLPAEAENDWAVVAAVWVNWSAGDAEEVFANNYRATREAIARAMSNLPTLAQVAEASKQPCNPFYNPVQ, encoded by the coding sequence ATGTACATTGGCGAGTCTTTCGTAGGCAGCGGCCCCAACGCCGCCCACATCAACGTGCTGGTCGGCCCGCGCACCGGCCCGGTAGGCCAGGCGCTGGCCAACAGTCTGGCGGCACCGCGCATGGGCTACATCCCGTTCATGACCTGCCTGCAACCCAACGTACCGGTGAAGCCGGCCACCCTGTTCGTGGCCAAGGCCGACCTGCGCGGTGAAACGCACGAGAACATGACCTGGGGCCCGGCACAGGCCGGCGTGGCCAAGGGTGTGCAGGAGTGCCTGCTGGAAGGCGTGCTGCCGGCCGAGGCGGAAAACGACTGGGCGGTGGTGGCCGCGGTGTGGGTGAACTGGAGCGCCGGCGATGCGGAGGAAGTGTTCGCCAACAACTACCGCGCCACCCGCGAGGCCATCGCCCGCGCCATGAGCAACCTGCCAACGCTGGCTCAGGTGGCCGAGGCCAGCAAGCAGCCGTGCAACCCGTTCTACAACCCCGTGCAGTGA
- a CDS encoding aldo/keto reductase, which yields MKYVNLGKSGLKVSQLCMGTMSFGTSKWRQWVLDEPESRPILHRALDLGINFFDMADFYSIGVGEEVVGRALLDKVSRHELVLASKAFYAMGPGPNDAGLSRKHLMDAIDASLQRIGTDYLDLYIVHGFDPDTPIEETMEALHDIVKSGKARYIGASTMYAWQFAKMQHAADLHGWTRFVSMQCQLNAAYREEEREMIPYCIDQGIAVTPFSPLARGLLSGAADSLRNRTDNFTQEFYSDEVSYNIGKAVERVAAGRGVQPAQVAQAWVLQRPGVTSMLVGVDAIPQLELAMSALELKLSAEELFEIDRHYTPCDVINDYNNDKRIPRVAR from the coding sequence ATGAAATACGTGAATCTGGGCAAGAGTGGCCTGAAAGTATCGCAGCTGTGCATGGGCACTATGTCGTTCGGCACTTCCAAGTGGCGCCAGTGGGTGCTGGACGAGCCGGAAAGCCGTCCCATCCTGCACCGTGCGCTGGATCTGGGCATCAACTTCTTCGACATGGCGGATTTCTACTCCATCGGCGTGGGCGAGGAAGTGGTTGGCCGCGCGCTGCTGGACAAGGTGTCGCGCCATGAACTGGTGTTGGCCAGCAAGGCGTTCTACGCCATGGGCCCGGGCCCGAACGATGCCGGCCTGTCGCGCAAGCACCTGATGGACGCCATCGACGCTTCGCTGCAGCGCATCGGCACCGATTACCTGGACCTGTACATCGTGCACGGTTTCGACCCGGACACCCCGATCGAGGAAACCATGGAAGCGCTGCACGACATCGTGAAAAGCGGCAAGGCACGCTACATCGGCGCCTCCACCATGTATGCCTGGCAGTTTGCCAAGATGCAGCATGCGGCCGACCTGCACGGCTGGACCCGCTTCGTATCCATGCAGTGCCAGCTGAATGCCGCCTACCGCGAGGAAGAGCGGGAGATGATTCCCTACTGCATAGACCAGGGCATCGCGGTGACCCCGTTCAGCCCGCTGGCGCGCGGCCTGCTGTCCGGCGCCGCCGATTCGCTGCGCAACCGCACCGACAACTTCACCCAGGAGTTCTACAGCGACGAGGTGTCCTACAACATCGGCAAGGCGGTGGAGCGCGTGGCTGCCGGCCGCGGCGTGCAGCCGGCGCAGGTGGCGCAGGCCTGGGTGCTGCAGCGCCCGGGGGTGACCTCGATGCTGGTGGGCGTGGATGCCATCCCGCAGCTGGAGCTGGCGATGAGCGCGCTGGAGCTCAAGCTCAGCGCCGAGGAGCTGTTCGAGATCGATCGCCACTACACCCCGTGCGACGTGATCAACGATTACAACAACGACAAGCGCATTCCGCGCGTGGCACGCTGA
- the gabD gene encoding NADP-dependent succinate-semialdehyde dehydrogenase encodes MMELKDSSLLRQQAYLDGAWCAADNGETLPVNNPASGSIIGSVPAMGRDETRRAIAAAERAQQAWREQTGKARSQLLRRWYELIMANQEDLAVILTSEQGKSLTEARGEIAYAASFVDWFADEAKRYYGDVAPSPQQDKRIVVLKQPVGVTAAITPWNFPAAMITRKVAPALAAGCAMVLKPASQTPFTALALAVLAERAGLPAGLFSVLTGSASVIGGELTASPVVRKLSFTGSTEVGRKLMAQSADTIKKLSLELGGNAPFIVFDDADLDAAVEGAIVSKFRNSGQTCVCANRIYVHSAVYNAFAEKLVTAVRALQVGNGLEAGTSQGPLIDDKAVAKVEEHIADALAKGGRLLTGGQRHALGGTFFEPTVIADASHDMLFAREETFGPLAPLFRFSDIDEVIAAANDTEFGLAGYFYSRDMQRIWKVAEQLECGMVGINTGLISNEVGPFGGIKQSGLGREGSRYGMDEYLETKYLCFGGI; translated from the coding sequence TTGATGGAACTGAAAGACAGCAGCCTGCTGCGACAGCAGGCATACCTGGACGGCGCCTGGTGCGCTGCCGATAACGGCGAGACCCTGCCGGTGAACAATCCTGCCAGCGGCAGCATCATCGGTAGCGTGCCGGCTATGGGCCGCGACGAGACCCGTCGCGCCATCGCCGCCGCCGAACGCGCGCAGCAGGCCTGGCGCGAACAGACCGGCAAGGCGCGCTCGCAGCTGCTGCGCCGCTGGTACGAGCTGATCATGGCCAATCAGGAAGATCTGGCGGTGATTCTCACCAGCGAGCAGGGCAAGTCGCTGACCGAAGCGCGCGGCGAAATCGCCTACGCCGCCAGCTTCGTTGACTGGTTCGCCGACGAGGCCAAGCGCTACTACGGCGACGTGGCGCCCAGCCCGCAGCAGGACAAACGCATCGTGGTGCTCAAGCAGCCGGTGGGCGTTACCGCCGCCATCACGCCGTGGAACTTCCCGGCGGCGATGATCACCCGCAAGGTGGCGCCGGCACTGGCCGCGGGCTGCGCCATGGTGCTCAAGCCGGCCAGCCAGACGCCGTTCACCGCACTGGCACTGGCGGTGCTGGCCGAGCGCGCCGGCCTGCCGGCCGGGCTGTTCAGCGTGTTGACCGGTTCCGCCAGTGTGATTGGCGGCGAGCTTACCGCCAGCCCGGTGGTACGCAAGCTCAGCTTCACCGGTTCCACCGAGGTTGGCCGCAAGCTGATGGCACAGTCCGCCGACACCATCAAGAAGCTGTCGCTGGAGCTGGGTGGCAATGCGCCGTTCATCGTGTTCGACGACGCCGACCTGGATGCGGCGGTGGAAGGCGCCATCGTCTCCAAATTCCGCAACTCCGGGCAGACCTGCGTCTGCGCCAACCGTATCTATGTGCACAGCGCCGTCTACAATGCCTTCGCCGAAAAACTGGTGACCGCGGTGCGTGCGCTGCAGGTGGGCAACGGCCTGGAGGCTGGTACCAGCCAGGGGCCGCTGATCGATGACAAGGCGGTGGCCAAGGTGGAAGAGCACATTGCCGACGCGCTGGCCAAGGGCGGGCGCCTGCTCACCGGTGGCCAGCGCCATGCACTGGGTGGCACTTTCTTCGAGCCGACGGTGATCGCTGATGCCAGTCACGACATGCTGTTCGCCCGCGAGGAGACCTTCGGCCCGCTGGCGCCGTTGTTCCGCTTCAGCGATATCGACGAGGTGATCGCTGCGGCAAACGATACCGAGTTCGGCCTGGCCGGCTACTTCTACAGCCGCGACATGCAGCGCATCTGGAAGGTGGCGGAGCAGCTGGAGTGCGGCATGGTGGGCATCAACACCGGCCTGATCTCCAACGAGGTCGGCCCCTTCGGCGGCATCAAGCAATCCGGCCTGGGCCGTGAAGGTTCGCGCTATGGCATGGACGAGTACCTGGAAACCAAATACCTGTGCTTCGGCGGTATCTAG
- a CDS encoding ABC transporter substrate-binding protein — protein MKRADFLKGAAALVLAGAASSSFAGAWCSAGKPVKLAGITWESGQFYSAVISEIIKSGYGCKVETVPGSTAATETALVTGDLQLWVEQWNRTDVIKKGVESGKIKLIGDLLEGGAYEGFFVPDFVIRGDAKRGIKPMAPGLLSTADLPKYKDLFKDEEDPDKGRFLNCPTGWDCERINTQKMKAYKLSASYTNFRAGTGSAMDAAISSAYERGKPILFYYWAPATLMGRYKFVQLKEPAYNDKCWQTEQANKGEEPCPSSTPPTRLQVGIGSEFAKAEPTLVSFISKVKLTPDVINLTIAQMSQRKASPEVMAREFLKQRPTIWKSWVPADVAGKVVASLK, from the coding sequence ATGAAACGAGCAGACTTCCTCAAAGGCGCCGCGGCACTGGTACTGGCCGGCGCGGCCAGCAGCAGCTTTGCTGGTGCCTGGTGCAGTGCCGGCAAGCCGGTGAAGCTGGCGGGCATCACCTGGGAATCCGGTCAGTTCTATTCGGCGGTGATCAGCGAAATCATCAAGTCCGGCTACGGCTGCAAGGTGGAAACCGTGCCCGGCAGCACCGCGGCCACCGAAACCGCGCTGGTGACCGGCGATCTGCAGCTGTGGGTGGAGCAGTGGAACCGCACCGACGTGATCAAGAAGGGCGTGGAGTCCGGCAAGATCAAGCTGATCGGCGACCTGCTGGAGGGTGGTGCCTACGAGGGCTTCTTCGTGCCTGACTTTGTGATTCGCGGCGATGCCAAGCGCGGCATCAAGCCGATGGCGCCGGGCCTGCTGTCCACTGCCGACCTGCCCAAGTACAAGGATCTGTTCAAGGACGAGGAAGACCCGGACAAGGGCCGCTTCCTGAACTGCCCCACCGGCTGGGACTGCGAGCGCATCAACACCCAGAAGATGAAGGCCTACAAGCTGTCCGCCAGCTATACCAACTTCCGCGCCGGCACCGGCTCGGCCATGGATGCGGCCATCTCCTCCGCCTACGAGCGCGGCAAACCGATTCTGTTCTACTACTGGGCGCCGGCCACCCTGATGGGGCGTTACAAGTTCGTGCAGCTGAAGGAGCCGGCATATAACGATAAGTGCTGGCAGACCGAGCAGGCCAACAAGGGCGAGGAGCCGTGCCCGTCGTCCACGCCACCGACCCGCCTGCAGGTAGGTATCGGCAGCGAGTTTGCCAAGGCCGAGCCGACACTGGTGAGCTTCATCAGCAAGGTGAAACTGACGCCGGACGTGATCAACCTGACCATCGCCCAGATGAGCCAGCGCAAGGCCAGCCCGGAAGTGATGGCGCGGGAATTCCTGAAGCAGCGCCCGACGATCTGGAAGAGCTGGGTGCCTGCCGATGTGGCCGGTAAAGTGGTAGCCAGCCTCAAGTAA
- a CDS encoding proline/glycine betaine ABC transporter permease produces MPDSIFFSFSFADSINQFVTWLVQAYGDGFHQVTGVLLSNLLVPLEKFLLSIPPLLMLLAVGALCYHGTRRKGITVLMVTGLYLIGCLGLWDKLMQTMALMIVATLLTIAIGVPLGIMMSRSKALRWVLVPVLDIMQTLPTFVYLIPVLMLFGLGKVPAIFATVIYALPPLVRLTDLGIRQVDGDLLEAARSFGTTSWQLLLGVQLPLARPSIMAGVNQSIMMALAMVVIASMIGSRGLGEDVLAGINNMDMGKGMQSGLAIVILAIVIDRISQAYGQDGRLKKALRRKKLSGAKA; encoded by the coding sequence ATGCCTGATTCGATTTTCTTCAGTTTTTCTTTTGCCGACAGCATCAACCAGTTCGTTACCTGGCTGGTGCAGGCCTATGGCGACGGCTTCCACCAGGTGACCGGTGTACTGCTGTCCAATCTGCTGGTGCCGCTGGAGAAGTTCCTGCTGTCCATCCCGCCGCTGCTGATGCTGCTGGCGGTGGGCGCGCTGTGCTACCACGGCACCCGGCGCAAGGGTATTACCGTGCTGATGGTGACAGGCCTGTACCTGATCGGTTGCCTGGGCCTGTGGGACAAGCTGATGCAGACCATGGCGCTGATGATCGTGGCCACGCTGCTGACCATCGCCATCGGCGTGCCGCTGGGCATCATGATGTCGCGCAGCAAGGCGCTGCGCTGGGTACTGGTGCCGGTGCTGGACATCATGCAGACCCTGCCTACCTTCGTGTACCTGATTCCGGTGCTGATGCTGTTCGGCCTGGGCAAGGTGCCGGCCATCTTCGCCACCGTGATCTACGCGCTGCCGCCGCTGGTGCGCCTGACCGACCTGGGTATCCGCCAGGTGGATGGCGATTTACTGGAAGCAGCCAGATCGTTCGGCACCACCTCGTGGCAGTTGCTGCTGGGCGTACAGCTGCCGCTGGCGCGCCCCAGCATCATGGCCGGGGTCAACCAGTCCATCATGATGGCGCTGGCCATGGTGGTGATCGCCTCGATGATCGGCTCGCGTGGTCTGGGTGAAGACGTGCTGGCCGGCATCAACAATATGGATATGGGCAAGGGCATGCAGTCCGGTCTTGCCATCGTGATCCTTGCCATCGTGATCGACCGCATCAGCCAGGCCTACGGGCAGGACGGGCGGCTGAAGAAGGCATTGCGTCGCAAGAAGTTGTCGGGAGCAAAGGCATGA